In a genomic window of Helianthus annuus cultivar XRQ/B chromosome 10, HanXRQr2.0-SUNRISE, whole genome shotgun sequence:
- the LOC118483209 gene encoding uncharacterized protein LOC118483209, whose protein sequence is MDETQKEYDNFRSVRGESLSDHITRFMNLLTKMKKAGIPVTNRAKIKRLLDSLPKEWSIRCMKIKDDFIRYPTTLTDVVDALKSLEMAVNQIGVTPKASPTTPTNMSFPSPISVGSSSFVSARILNNLPASSAKTSLSEKEMAEIAKSTTDNGKKVTEEDDKVKQNEKVDAGFSEAGRKNEEKTPFEAQHAESSKEKEEKDL, encoded by the exons ATGGATGAAACTCAGAAGGAGTACGATAACTTTAGAAGTGTTCGTGGTGAAAGTTTGTCTGATCATATTACAAGGTTCATGAATTTGCTGACAAAGATGAAGAAAGCTGGAATTCCCGTTACCAACCGTGCTAAAATCAAAAGGTTGCTAGATTCACTACCAAAAGAATGGAGTATCCGGTGCATGAAGATTAAAGATGACTTTATAAGGTATCCTACAACGCTGACAGATGTCGTGGACGCTTTGAAATCTCTTGAAATGGCGGTGAATCAGATTGGTGTCACTCCAAAAGCAAGCCCAACAACACCTACCAACATGAGTTTCCCTTCCCCAATCAGTGTAGGAAGTTCATCATTTGTTTCAGCCAGGATTCTAAATAATCTTCCAGCAAGTTCTGCAAAAACATCTTTAAGTGAAAAAGAAATGGCGGAAATTGCAAAGTCAACAACTGATAATGGGAAGAAAGTTACTGAGGAGGATGATAAGGTGAAGCAGAATGAGAAGGTGGATGCAGGATTCAGTGAAGCAGGTAGAAAGAATGAAGAGAAGACGCCTTTTGAAGCCCAGCATGCAGAATCTAGCAAGGAGAAGGAAGAAAAGGACTTG TGA
- the LOC110883177 gene encoding glutathione S-transferase T3-like: MVVVRREISDALRMEFGSAQAFGSPLHEPDVVPETQPEVVETQKGKGKRPHKKKAETSTRAKKNVITWEPDEEYALTRAFIDVSEDPVIANNQSKTLFWSRIRELFFDLMGKGDEYRPPDSISGKWTDINKKCTNFQTVYQRTFVGWKSGSKDEDITQAALVEYTDANGHFPYMRCWQILRHSPKWANISTPSGRSGNKRPSKRSKTNESGEPETPTSDARNTEVNEDIPDDEPVEELPRPPGRSRRAKKPESSSMSMGTDMSNAFSEINKRLQDIHELGTKCIEENHEVTEIMRDRQWTHDFEFYSKPHDHLTGKALKMALAQKERIEKKYNL, from the exons ATGGTGGTTGTGCGTAGAGAGATTTCTGATGCATTGAGAATGGAG tttgggtCGGCTCAAGCTTTCGGCTCCCCACTACACGAACCCGATGTTGTTCCGGAAACACAACCCGAAGTAGTGGAGAcgcaaaaaggaaaaggaaaacggCCACATAAAAAGAAAGCGGAAACCTCCACCCGAGCGAAAAAAAATGTGATTACATGGGAGCCCGATGAGGAGTATGCGTTAACCCGCGCTTTCATCGATGTGTCGGAGGACCCGGTTATag caaacaatcaaagtaaaaCCCTTTTTTGGTCCCGAATACGAGAACTTTTTTTCGATCTCATGGGTAAAGGAGACGAATACCGCCCACCGGACTCTATATCGGGCAAGTGGACCGATATAAACAAAAAATGCACGAACTTTCAAACCGTGTACCAACGCACGTTTGTCGGATGGAAAAGTGGAAGTAAGGACGAAGACATTACGCAAGCGGCATTGGTCGAGTATACGGATGCTAATGGCCATTTCCCGTACATGAGGTGTTGGCAAATCCTTCGCCATAGCCCCAAATGGGCCAACATATCTACTCCGAGTGGTCGGTCGGGAAATAAACGACCGTCAAAGAGGTCTAAAACAAACGAGTCGGGTGAACCCGAAACGCCAACCTCCGACGCTCGAAACACCGAGGTGAACGAGGATATTCCGGATGACGAGCCGGTGGAGGAGCTACCAAGACCGCCCGGAAGAAGTAGGCGGGCGAAAAAGCCCGAGTCGTCATCCATGTCTATGGGAACGGATATGAGTAACGCATTTTCGGAGATAAACAAGCGACTTCAAGACATACACGAACTCGGTACTAAATGTATCGAGGAGAACCACGAAGTTACGGAGATTATGCGGGATAGACAATGGACTCACGACTTTGAGTTCTACTCGAAACCGCATGACCACTTAACGGGAAAAGCTTTGAAAATGGCGTTGGCACAAAAGGAGcggattgaaaaaaaatataacctttga